In Burkholderia sp. NRF60-BP8, a single window of DNA contains:
- the ccsB gene encoding c-type cytochrome biogenesis protein CcsB has protein sequence MDLTQVSSSRTAPAAAPASSPLFDDRPFLARLSLFDWLFALALVAGAGYALVHYNAHMDYYDKAVMVGTVPALVALGWRWKPARLMMASIAVLSLLSIQIYQGDLARADSAFFLKYFLSSQSAILWMSALFVLATIFYWIGLLARSETGASIGQKLTWVAVLMGFTGLMVRWYESYLIGADVGHIPVSNLYEVFVLFSLITALLYLYYEGHYGTRSLGAFVLLVISAAVGFLMWYSVARDAQQIQPLVPALQSWWMKIHVPANFIGYGSFALSAMVSVAYLMKERGVLADRLPTLEVLDDVMYKSIAVGFAFFTIATILGALWAAEAWGGYWSWDPKETWALIVWLNYAAWLHMRLMKGLRGAVAAWWALTGLLVTTFAFLGVNMFLSGLHSYGKL, from the coding sequence ATGGATCTCACGCAAGTTTCCTCTTCCCGTACGGCGCCGGCTGCGGCGCCGGCATCGTCGCCGCTGTTCGACGACCGCCCGTTCCTCGCGCGCCTGTCGCTGTTCGACTGGCTGTTCGCCCTGGCGCTGGTGGCGGGCGCGGGCTATGCGCTCGTGCACTACAACGCGCACATGGATTACTACGACAAGGCGGTGATGGTCGGCACCGTGCCGGCGCTCGTCGCGCTCGGCTGGCGCTGGAAGCCCGCGCGGCTGATGATGGCGTCGATCGCCGTGCTGTCGCTGCTGTCGATCCAGATCTACCAGGGCGATCTCGCCCGCGCCGATTCGGCGTTCTTCCTCAAGTATTTCCTGTCGAGCCAGTCGGCGATCCTGTGGATGAGCGCGCTGTTCGTGCTCGCGACGATCTTCTACTGGATCGGCCTGCTCGCCCGCTCCGAAACGGGCGCCTCGATCGGCCAGAAGCTCACGTGGGTCGCCGTGCTGATGGGCTTCACGGGGTTGATGGTGCGCTGGTACGAGTCCTACCTGATCGGTGCGGACGTCGGACACATCCCCGTGTCGAACCTCTATGAAGTGTTCGTGCTGTTCAGCCTGATCACCGCGCTGCTTTATCTGTATTACGAAGGCCACTACGGCACACGCTCGCTCGGCGCGTTCGTGCTGCTGGTCATCAGTGCGGCGGTCGGCTTCCTGATGTGGTACTCGGTCGCGCGCGATGCGCAGCAGATCCAGCCGCTCGTACCGGCACTGCAAAGCTGGTGGATGAAGATCCACGTGCCGGCGAACTTCATCGGCTACGGCAGCTTCGCGCTGTCGGCGATGGTGTCGGTCGCGTACCTGATGAAGGAGCGCGGGGTCCTCGCCGATCGCCTGCCGACGCTGGAAGTGCTCGACGATGTGATGTACAAGTCGATCGCGGTCGGTTTCGCGTTCTTCACGATCGCGACGATCCTCGGCGCACTGTGGGCGGCCGAGGCGTGGGGCGGCTACTGGAGCTGGGATCCGAAGGAAACCTGGGCGCTGATCGTGTGGCTGAACTACGCGGCGTGGCTGCACATGCGGCTGATGAAGGGCCTGCGCGGCGCGGTGGCCGCGTGGTGGGCGCTCACCGGCCTGCTGGTCACGACGTTCGCGTTCCTCGGCGTCAACATGTTCCTGTCCGGGCTGCACAGCTACGGCAAGCTGTAA
- the cyaY gene encoding iron donor protein CyaY: protein MSDTEYLARAEAVLAAVERTVDVANDGDHDIDLERNGSVLTLTFENGSKIIVNLQPPMKEVWIAAKAGGFHYRFTDGAWRDTRTGTEFFAALTEYATQQAGLPITFSA, encoded by the coding sequence ATGTCCGATACCGAATACCTGGCCCGTGCAGAGGCCGTGCTGGCGGCCGTCGAGCGTACCGTGGACGTCGCGAACGACGGCGATCACGACATCGACCTGGAGCGCAACGGCAGCGTGCTGACGCTCACGTTCGAGAACGGCTCGAAGATCATCGTCAACCTGCAGCCGCCGATGAAGGAAGTGTGGATCGCCGCGAAGGCGGGCGGATTCCACTACCGTTTCACCGACGGCGCATGGCGCGATACGCGCACGGGCACCGAGTTCTTCGCGGCGCTCACCGAGTACGCGACCCAGCAGGCCGGCCTGCCGATCACGTTCAGCGCGTGA
- the msrQ gene encoding protein-methionine-sulfoxide reductase heme-binding subunit MsrQ — protein MPPSTLTSARAAGDGPAARTARAGASRPAAPRWLAPAKVLVFAAGLYPLARIVLFGLTDRLGANPIEFVTRSTGLWTLVLLCITLAVTPVRRMTGFAPLLRFRRMIGLFAFFYATLHFTTYLWFDKWFDVVAILKDVGKRPFITVGFAAFVLLIPLAATSPRAMVRRLGRHWATLHSAIYAIALFGVLHFWWMRAGKHDLAQPKLYAAIVAALLGWRLVAWGWRRVRA, from the coding sequence ATGCCTCCTTCGACGCTCACGTCCGCCCGCGCCGCGGGCGACGGGCCGGCCGCGCGCACGGCGCGGGCCGGTGCGAGCCGTCCCGCCGCGCCGCGCTGGCTCGCACCGGCCAAGGTGCTGGTGTTCGCGGCCGGCCTCTATCCGCTCGCGCGCATCGTGCTGTTCGGGCTGACCGATCGGCTCGGCGCGAATCCGATCGAATTCGTCACGCGGTCGACGGGCTTGTGGACGCTCGTCCTGTTGTGCATCACGCTTGCCGTCACGCCGGTGAGGCGCATGACGGGTTTCGCGCCGCTGCTGCGCTTTCGCCGGATGATCGGGCTGTTCGCGTTCTTTTACGCGACGCTGCATTTCACGACCTACCTGTGGTTCGACAAGTGGTTCGACGTCGTCGCGATCCTGAAGGACGTCGGCAAGCGCCCGTTCATCACGGTCGGATTCGCGGCGTTCGTGCTGCTGATTCCGCTCGCCGCGACGTCGCCGCGCGCGATGGTGCGCCGGCTCGGTCGCCACTGGGCGACGCTGCACAGCGCCATCTATGCGATCGCGCTGTTCGGCGTGCTGCACTTCTGGTGGATGCGGGCCGGCAAGCACGATCTCGCGCAGCCGAAGCTCTACGCGGCGATCGTCGCCGCGCTGCTCGGCTGGCGACTGGTTGCGTGGGGATGGCGGCGCGTGCGCGCATGA
- the msrP gene encoding protein-methionine-sulfoxide reductase catalytic subunit MsrP, whose protein sequence is MWIKRPLRNVLTGADIAPSEITPRAVFENRRRVLQAAGLAAAGGLFGASGAALAAYASPDPRAAKLAAKTNPTFVAIDKVTPFKDITSYNNFYEFGTDKSDPAQNAGTLRPRPWRVSVEGEVQHPKVFDLDELLKLAPLEERVYRLRCVEGWSMVIPWIGVPLSELIRRVQPTGNAKYVQFVTLADPSQMPGLSTPVLDWPYSEGLRMDEAMHPLTLLTMGVYGQVLPNQNGAPVRIVVPWKYGFKSAKSLVKIRFVDKQPKTSWNTYAANEYGFYSNVNPNVDHPRWSQATERRIGEDGFFTPKRKTLMFNGYGDLVASMYQGMDLKKNF, encoded by the coding sequence ATGTGGATCAAACGCCCTTTGCGTAACGTACTGACCGGCGCGGATATCGCGCCGAGCGAGATCACCCCGCGCGCGGTGTTCGAGAACCGGCGGCGCGTGTTGCAGGCGGCCGGCCTCGCGGCCGCGGGCGGCCTGTTCGGCGCCAGCGGCGCGGCGCTCGCCGCGTATGCGTCGCCCGACCCGCGGGCGGCGAAGCTCGCGGCAAAAACGAACCCGACATTCGTCGCCATCGACAAGGTGACGCCGTTCAAGGACATCACGTCCTACAACAACTTCTACGAATTCGGCACCGACAAGAGCGATCCGGCGCAGAACGCCGGCACGCTGCGGCCGCGCCCGTGGCGCGTGAGCGTCGAAGGCGAGGTGCAGCACCCGAAGGTGTTCGATCTCGACGAGTTGCTGAAGCTCGCGCCGCTCGAGGAGCGCGTGTACCGGCTGCGCTGCGTCGAGGGCTGGTCGATGGTGATTCCGTGGATCGGCGTGCCGCTGTCCGAGCTGATCAGGCGCGTGCAGCCGACCGGCAACGCGAAATACGTGCAGTTCGTCACGCTGGCCGATCCGTCGCAGATGCCGGGCCTGTCGACGCCCGTGCTCGACTGGCCGTATTCGGAAGGACTGCGCATGGACGAGGCGATGCATCCGCTGACGCTGCTGACGATGGGCGTCTACGGGCAGGTGCTGCCCAACCAGAACGGCGCGCCGGTGCGGATCGTCGTGCCGTGGAAGTACGGCTTCAAGAGCGCGAAGTCGCTCGTGAAGATCCGCTTCGTCGACAAGCAGCCGAAGACGAGCTGGAACACGTACGCGGCGAACGAATACGGCTTTTATTCGAACGTGAACCCGAACGTCGATCATCCGCGCTGGAGCCAGGCGACCGAGCGGCGTATCGGCGAGGACGGCTTCTTCACGCCGAAGCGCAAGACGCTGATGTTCAACGGCTACGGCGATCTGGTCGCATCGATGTATCAGGGCATGGACCTGAAAAAGAATTTCTGA
- the lptM gene encoding LPS translocon maturation chaperone LptM produces MRVVFRMSAIVAALAILAGCGQSGALYLPTVPPMPKPIQQQDTPPSDVKPTDENASSDETPDTSGSPLALSPELSSSASTLPAPASGPAATK; encoded by the coding sequence ATGCGAGTCGTTTTCCGGATGAGCGCGATTGTAGCGGCTTTGGCGATTCTTGCCGGCTGCGGTCAAAGCGGCGCGCTCTATCTGCCCACTGTGCCGCCGATGCCCAAGCCGATCCAGCAACAGGACACGCCGCCGTCGGACGTGAAACCGACCGACGAAAACGCGTCGTCCGACGAGACGCCCGACACGTCCGGCTCGCCGCTCGCGCTGTCGCCCGAGTTGTCGAGCAGTGCATCGACGCTGCCCGCCCCGGCATCGGGCCCGGCCGCCACGAAGTAA